The Gammaproteobacteria bacterium DNA window GTTTGCTGGGCCGCTGCTCGGATGCTCGTGAGTGTCGGGATCAGGCCCGCGGGCTCCAAGCCGAGTGCTCGGCGCGCCTCTCTGGTTGCCGCGGCCGGGTCGTCTGCTCGATTGACCAGAGGTATGGGTGTGGGCCCCTGCCATGCGTCGACGAGCATCGAGGCACGGACGAGTCCGGTGGGACTGGCGTCACAGACGAGCACGGCGGTGTTGGCCTGTCGCAGGATCGACTCGCCTTGGGGCCACGGCCCCAGGTCCACCACGACGACATCGAAGGAACCGAGCGCCGAGCGAACGAGTTCCCAGCGGAGGGCGGCCGTGAGCGGACCTCCATCGATGCCGGCGAGCACGGAGATGGGCCCGACGCTTCGAGCACGGTCGTCAGGCAGCTCTCCGTGGGATCGAACGGCATCGAACGCATCGGCGAGACCCGGATGGGGGCGCAGCCCGAGACGAATGCCGAGGGAGGGCGGGTCGAGATCGACGAGGAGTGTTCGGTGTTCTCGCGCAGCGCTCCACGCAACGGCGATGGAGATCTCGGTGCGCCCGGGTGCTCCCCTGGGTCCGGTCACCGCGACGAGCGTACCCTCGGGCGATGTCGGAGGAGCGGTGACAGAGAGCGCCTGAACGGTGCGGAGCAGCCGGAGCGCCGGGACGTCGTCGGGAAGGATCTCGTCCGCTCCGGCCATCTCGAAGAGACGCCTTCCGGGCTCGTCTCCGGCAGGGTAGATCCCGACGACTCGAATCCCTCTGCGCCGCCACGCCTTCACGATGGCGGGCGAGACCCACGGCGTTTCCGATCCTGCCACGATGACACCCGGGGATCGGCGAGTAGCTTCTTCCGGCTCGTACGCTCGTGCGACGACCCGCACTGCTGCAGTCTCTCGAGCGAATGACACGAAGATCTCTTCCCAGGAGCGCGCGGTGAGCACGGTCGCTACGGCTGCGCGACTCATCGGAATTGTGCTCGCGTGATGTGAAAGAGCGAGACCACCGACCCGTCGAGAGTGACGTGGTCCAGTCCAACCCCGGTGATGGTGCCGTCGATGGTCGACCCTTCGACGGTGACGACGACGGCGCGCTCCTGCCGGTCTTCTGCATCGAGGAAGCGATCTCGCAGTGTCCGTGTCCTGCGATGGAGCGTTGCTGCGGCTTCCTGCTCGGCTCCGAGGACCTCCTCGAACTGGGACCGGAGCCGGCGGGTCAGCTCAACGAGATCGGGATGTCGCAGCGGATCCATGGTGCACCCTCCTCACAAGACACACACAACCACCGTTAACAATCGTTAACCTAACGTAGGAATGATTAGCAAGCAAGCAGAAGCGGGGTCTTTCTTTCGCGTTCTGGGTGGGGCGGGTAGCCTTGCCTCGATGTCGATGTCGGTGTCTCGCAGCGTCTGTGTGGCCGTTGTTGCCACGGCCCTTCTCTTCGCCTCGCTTCCTGGAGGCGGGGCTGCACTCGCGCAGACGAAGAGTGAGGTCGACGAGGCTCAGGAAGAGGCAAATCGGGCGAAGTCGGCGCTCACCGAGGCGCAGCAGGCCGCCGACCAGGCAAGTCTCGTTCGCTCAGGTATCGAGGCCGATCTGTTGTCTCGGCTCGACACCGTCGAGCGCACCAGTGCAGACCTCGACGAGGTGTCCTCCAAGGTGATCGAACTTCGTGGACAGATCGAGGATGCAGAGGTGTTGGTCAGGTCACTGCGTTCTTCGGCGGAAGAACGAGCCGTAGAGGCATACATGAGTGCCTGGTCGACCGACATCGGCCTGGTCGTACTCTCCGCCGACCTCACGCAGGCGCTTGTCCTCGAGGATGTTGCCGAGACGGTGCGTAAGGACGACCTGGCCCAGATCAATGAACTGACGATCCAGCGTCGCGTCCTGGGTGAACTGCGCTCCGACGAGGAGTCGGAGCAGCAACGGCTCCAGCGAATCCAGAAGGACCTGAATACCCAGGTCGAGGTCCTCGAGCAGCTGTTCCTTCAGGCGGATGTGGAGGTTCGGGCGGCGTTTCTCGCTGTGGACGAAGCCGATCGACAGTATCGGACTGCCCGCAGCGATGCAACGGCCGCGCAGAGGGCGTATGAGCAGGCGCAGCGAGAGCTGCGCATCGGCAGAGGTGTGGAGCGGTGGCGGCCTCTGGTGCAAAAGTACTTCCCGCCTGAACTCGTCGACCAGGCCCTCGCGGTCATGTATTGCGAAAGCGGTGGAAACCCGGATGCGAAGAATCCCTATTCCACCGCGACCGGCCTGTTCCAGTTTCTCAGGGGCACGTGGGCCATCGCCAGCGTGCGAGCCGGATTCGGCGGGTACAGCCGGCTCGATCCGGAGGCGAACATCGCATCGGCCGCCTGGCTCGTGAAGTACTCCATTCGGACCCAGCACCCCGGTGGCGCATGGGGCCACTGGTCCTGCAAGCCGTAGCGGTATGGAGCGCATCGAGATCGATAGTGAAAAGGAGTGGTTCTCCGTTGCCGATATCTGCGCGCAGATGGACGTGACTCCATATGTGGTCACCTCCCTGCTCCGAGCGGGTGAGATTCCTGCTGTGAAGTTCGGCAGAGAATGGCGAGTCGCCAGGCGGGACCTGGAGGACTGGATCAACGCGCAGCGCGGCCGGAATGCCTGACCCGATCGAACTCGTGCCTGACCGTTGGGCCAATGGCGGAGAGGTCGTGGGACGATGGCAGGGCAAAGCCGTCTTCGTGCCGGACGCATTACCGGGTGAACGGATTCGTGTCCGCATCGTACGAGAGAAGTCATCGTGGGCGCGGGCAGAGCTCCTGGAGGTCATCACGCCGTCCCCGCAGCGCACGGCGGTGCCGTGTTCCGTGTTCGGCACGTGCGGGGGATGCCAGTGGCAACACGTCTCCTACGAGGCCCAGCTCGAGGCAAAACGGCAGATCGTCCAAGGGCAGCTTGAGCATCTCGGAGGAGTAAGCGAACCCATGGTTTGCGGGACGGTTGCGCCGGGTGCACCGTTCGGATATCGGAATCGAATGACATTCCACGTCGCAGGCGGTGACCTCTCGATGTACCGCAGACGGTCGAGGGACCCTGTGGCCGTTGCACAGTGCCATCTCCTCGTGCCGGCTCTCGCAGATCTCTTTGCCCGGCTCGACCCCGTCGAGGGAACTCGGCAGATGACGATCCGGAGCGGGACCCGTACGGGAGACCTTCTCGTCGTCGTCGTGGGAGCCGTTCCCTCCGGCGCCGAGGCCTGGGGCGCCCGCGTCGCCCAGTCGAACCGCGGCCGGGTGCGACCGGTGATCGGTGATCCATTCATCCACGAGGAAGTGGCGGACGTCCGCTTCCGCATCTCCGGGGAGGCGTTCTTCCAGGTGAATACGGATGGAGCGGAGGCCCTTGTTCGGCTCGTCCGAGAAGCCGTCGATCCACGTTCCGACGACGTACTGGTCGACGGCTACTCCGGTGTGGGTCTGTTCGCCGCAACCATCGGTCGCGAGGTTCGCAAGGTCATCGCCGTGGAATCCGACGCCAGAGCGCTCGGTGACCTTCGTCACAATCTCGACGGTGTACAGGCGCAGATCGCAGGGCATCGTTTCGAGGCCGGCGTCGGCGGAGCGTGGGACATAGCCATCGTCGATCCGCCCCGTACGGGACTTGGCAAGGGGGGAGTCGACGTGGTGGTCTCGGGAAGGCCTCGGGCCGTAGCCTACGTGTCGTGCGATCCTGCGTCCCTCGCCCGGGATTCCCGGTATCTCGCCGACCATGGATATCGACTGCAGTGGGCCGCCCCGGTCGACCTGTTTCCCCAGACGTTCC harbors:
- a CDS encoding helix-turn-helix domain-containing protein, with translation MERIEIDSEKEWFSVADICAQMDVTPYVVTSLLRAGEIPAVKFGREWRVARRDLEDWINAQRGRNA
- a CDS encoding transglycosylase SLT domain-containing protein; the protein is MYCESGGNPDAKNPYSTATGLFQFLRGTWAIASVRAGFGGYSRLDPEANIASAAWLVKYSIRTQHPGGAWGHWSCKP
- a CDS encoding TRAM domain-containing protein is translated as MPDPIELVPDRWANGGEVVGRWQGKAVFVPDALPGERIRVRIVREKSSWARAELLEVITPSPQRTAVPCSVFGTCGGCQWQHVSYEAQLEAKRQIVQGQLEHLGGVSEPMVCGTVAPGAPFGYRNRMTFHVAGGDLSMYRRRSRDPVAVAQCHLLVPALADLFARLDPVEGTRQMTIRSGTRTGDLLVVVVGAVPSGAEAWGARVAQSNRGRVRPVIGDPFIHEEVADVRFRISGEAFFQVNTDGAEALVRLVREAVDPRSDDVLVDGYSGVGLFAATIGREVRKVIAVESDARALGDLRHNLDGVQAQIAGHRFEAGVGGAWDIAIVDPPRTGLGKGGVDVVVSGRPRAVAYVSCDPASLARDSRYLADHGYRLQWAAPVDLFPQTFHVETVAAFTR